In a single window of the Mesoplodon densirostris isolate mMesDen1 chromosome 16, mMesDen1 primary haplotype, whole genome shotgun sequence genome:
- the DNAJC30 gene encoding dnaJ homolog subfamily C member 30, mitochondrial has protein sequence MAAQRDVRWSRLLLWRLWQARGVPQNLGSGLGLKARTYSRSDGPYSRTALYELLGVPSTATQAQIKAAYYRQSFLYHPDRNAGSAEAAERFTRISQAYVVLGSTTLRRKYDRGLLSDEDLRGPGVRPSKTPAAEPDSPRTQPPASRTQGRGQASSGANRTMFDFDAFYQAHYGEQLERERRLRARREALRKQQEDRAKKGLRWDETRDTALFLVLLTVFIIMGFRF, from the coding sequence ATGGCTGCCCAGCGCGATGTGAGGTGGTCGCGGCTATTACTGTGGAGGTTGTGGCAGGCCCGGGGGGTTCCACAAAACTTGGGATCGGGCCTGGGCCTAAAAGCGAGAACTTACTCCCGGAGCGACGGCCCGTACTCGCGCACGGCGCTCTATGAGCTGCTCGGCGTCCCCTCCACGGCCACGCAGGCGCAGATCAAGGCGGCTTACTACCGGCAGAGCTTTCTCTACCACCCGGACCGCAACGCCGGGAGCGCCGAGGCTGCCGAGCGCTTCACGCGCATCTCCCAGGCCTACGTGGTGCTGGGCAGTACCACCCTGCGTCGCAAGTATGACCGCGGCCTGCTCAGCGACGAGGACCTGCGCGGCCCCGGGGTCCGGCCCTCCAAGACGCCCGCCGCCGAGCCCGACTCGCCCCGCACCCAGCCGCCTGCCTCTCGGACCCAGGGCCGCGGTCAGGCCTCGTCGGGAGCCAACCGCACCATGTTCGACTTTGACGCCTTCTACCAGGCGCACTACGGCGAGCAGCTGGAGCGCGAGCGGCGCCTGAGGGCCCGGCGGGAGGCCCTTCGCAAGCAGCAGGAGGACCGGGCCAAGAAGGGCTTACGCTGGGACGAGACCCGAGACACGGCTTTATTCTTGGTTCTGCTCACAGTTTTCATCATCATGGGCTTTCGTTTTTAA
- the BUD23 gene encoding probable 18S rRNA (guanine-N(7))-methyltransferase, with translation MASRGQRPEHSGPPELFYDKNEARKYVRNSRMIDVQTKMAGRALELLCLPEDQPCYLLDIGCGSGLSGDYLSDEGHYWVGIDISPAMLDAALDRETEGDLLLGDMGQGIPFKPGSFDGCISISAVQWLCNANKKSDIPAKRLYCFFSALYSVLVHGARAVLQLYPENSEQLELITTQATKAGFTGGVLVDYPNSARAKKFYLCLFSGPSTFIPMAQNEDKEEEEARESTFTVERVPYKIARRRVVRKSREWVLEKKERRRRQGKEVRPDTQYTGRKRKPRF, from the exons ATGGCGTCCCGTGGGCAGAGACCCGAGCACAGCGGGCCTCCGGAGCTG TTTTACGACAAGAATGAAGCCCGGAAATACGTGCGCAA CTCACGGATGATTGATGTCCAAACCAAGATGGCTGGGCGAGCGTTGGAGCTCCTCTGTCTGCCTGAGGATCAACCTTGTTACCTGTTGGATATTGG CTGTGGTTCTGGGCTGAGTGGAGATTACCTCTCAGATGAGGGGCACTACTGGGTGGGCATTGACATCAGCCCTGCCATGCTGG ATGCTGCCTTGGACCGAGAAACGGAGGGAGACCTGCTTCTGGGGGACATGGGTCAGGGCATCCCCTTCAAACCGGGCTCCTTTGATGGTTGTATCAG CATTTCTGCGGTGCAGTGGCTCTGTAATGCTAACAAGAAGTCCGACATTCCTGCTAAGCGCCTGTACTGCTTCTTTTCTGCTCTTTACTCTGTTCTG GTGCATGGAGCTCGGGCTGTCCTGCAGCTGTACCCTGAGAACTCAGAGCAG TTGGAGCTGATCACGACCCAGGCCACCAAGGCCGGCTTCACTGGTGGTGTATTGGTGGACTACCCCAACAGCGCCAGAGCCAAGAA GTTCTACCTCTGTTTGTTTTCTGGACCTTCGACCTTTATACCAATG GCCCAGAACGAAgataaggaggaagaggaggccagGGAGTCCACGTTCACGGTTGAGAG GGTCCCGTACAAGATTGCAAGGCGGAGGGTGGTGAGGAAGAGCCGAGAGTGGGTGCTGGAGAAGAAGGAGCGCCGCCGGCGGCAGGGCAA GGAGGTCCGACCTGACACTCAGTACACCGGCCGCAAGCGCAAGCCCCGCTTCTGA
- the STX1A gene encoding syntaxin-1A isoform X2, with the protein MKDRTQELRTAKDSDDDDDVTVTVDRDHFMDEFFEQVEEIRGFIDKISENVEEVKRKHSAILASPNPDEKTKEELEELMSDIKKTANKVRSKLKSIEQSIEQEEGLSRSSADLRIRKTQHSTLSRKFVEVMSEYNATQTDYRERCKGRIQRQLEITGRTTTSEELEDMLESGNPAIFASGIIMDSSISKQALSEIETRHSEIIKLENSIRELHDMFMDMAMLVESQGEMIDRIEYNVEHSVDYVERAVSDTKKAVKYQSKARRKKIMIVICCVVLGIVIASTFGGIFG; encoded by the exons GCCAAGGACagcgatgatgatgatgatgtcacTGTCACCGTGGACCGAGACCACTTCATGGATGAGTTCTTCGAACAG GTGGAGGAGATCCGCGGCTTCATTGACAAGATCTCAGAGAACGTGGAGGAGGTGAAGCGGAAGCACAGCGCCATCCTGGCCTCCCCCAACCCTGATGAGA AAACCAAGGAAGAGCTGGAGGAACTCATGTCTGACATAAAGAAGACAGCAAACAAAGTTCGCTCCAAATTGAAGA GCATCGAGCAGAGCATCGAGCAAGAGGAAGGCCTGAGCCGCTCATCCGCTGACCTGAGGATCCGAAAGACACAG CACTCCACACTGTCCCGGAAGTTTGTGGAGGTGATGTCCGAGTACAACGCCACGCAGACTGACTACCGCGAGCGCTGCAAGGGCCGCATCCAGAGGCAGCTGGAGATCA CCGGCCGGACCACGACCAGCGAGGAGCTGGAGGACATGCTGGAGAGTGGGAACCCTGCCATCTTTGCCTCCGGG ATCATCATGGACTCCAGCATCTCAAAGCAGGCCCTGAGCGAGATTGAGACGCGCCACAGTGAGATCATCAAGCTGGAGAACAGCATCCGGGAGCTGCACGACATGTTCATGGACATGGCCATGCTTGTGGAGAGCCAG GGAGAGATGATTGACAGGATTGAGTACAACGTGGAACATTCGGTGGACTACGTGGAGAGGGCTGTGTCTGACACCAAGAAGGCCGTCAAGTACCAGAGCAAGGCTCGCCGG AAGAAGATCATGATCGTCATCTGCTGTGTGGTCCTGGGCATCGTCATCGCCTCCACCTTCGGAGGCATCTTCGGGTAG
- the STX1A gene encoding syntaxin-1A isoform X1 has protein sequence MKDRTQELRTAKDSDDDDDVTVTVDRDHFMDEFFEQVEEIRGFIDKISENVEEVKRKHSAILASPNPDEKTKEELEELMSDIKKTANKVRSKLKSIEQSIEQEEGLSRSSADLRIRKTQHSTLSRKFVEVMSEYNATQTDYRERCKGRIQRQLEITGRTTTSEELEDMLESGNPAIFASGIIMDSSISKQALSEIETRHSEIIKLENSIRELHDMFMDMAMLVESQAAFPKSCPGPPRNPEGGPLELGCPWPCRER, from the exons GCCAAGGACagcgatgatgatgatgatgtcacTGTCACCGTGGACCGAGACCACTTCATGGATGAGTTCTTCGAACAG GTGGAGGAGATCCGCGGCTTCATTGACAAGATCTCAGAGAACGTGGAGGAGGTGAAGCGGAAGCACAGCGCCATCCTGGCCTCCCCCAACCCTGATGAGA AAACCAAGGAAGAGCTGGAGGAACTCATGTCTGACATAAAGAAGACAGCAAACAAAGTTCGCTCCAAATTGAAGA GCATCGAGCAGAGCATCGAGCAAGAGGAAGGCCTGAGCCGCTCATCCGCTGACCTGAGGATCCGAAAGACACAG CACTCCACACTGTCCCGGAAGTTTGTGGAGGTGATGTCCGAGTACAACGCCACGCAGACTGACTACCGCGAGCGCTGCAAGGGCCGCATCCAGAGGCAGCTGGAGATCA CCGGCCGGACCACGACCAGCGAGGAGCTGGAGGACATGCTGGAGAGTGGGAACCCTGCCATCTTTGCCTCCGGG ATCATCATGGACTCCAGCATCTCAAAGCAGGCCCTGAGCGAGATTGAGACGCGCCACAGTGAGATCATCAAGCTGGAGAACAGCATCCGGGAGCTGCACGACATGTTCATGGACATGGCCATGCTTGTGGAGAGCCAG GCTGCTTTCCCGAaatcctgccctgggccccctcgTAACCCTGAGGGGGGCCCTCTGGAGCTCGGGTGCCCCTGGCCCTGCAGGGAGAGATGA